A genomic segment from Spinacia oleracea cultivar Varoflay chromosome 3, BTI_SOV_V1, whole genome shotgun sequence encodes:
- the LOC110800968 gene encoding MADS-box protein JOINTLESS produces MAREKIQIKKIDNTTARQVTFSKRRRGLFKKAEELSVLCDADVALIIFSATGKLFEYSSSSMKKILERHKLHSKNLEKLGQPSLKLQLAENSNCTKLSEEIAQRSRQLRHMRGEELQGLSIEELQHLEKSLEFGLKHVMDKKVEKIMSEIDLLEQKGSELMEENEWLRQQVLEASKGGTQQATGSENGISEDSQSSESITAGYSSSSGPSQDNDETSDTFLKLGLSFGG; encoded by the exons atggcGAGGGAAAAGATTCAGATCAAGAAAATTGATAACACAACAGCAAGACAAGTGACATTTTCAAAAAGGAGAAGAGGTTTGTTTAAGAAAGCTGAGGAGCTTAGCGTTTTGTGTGATGCTGATGTTGCTCTCATCATCTTCTCTGCTACTGGAAAGCTCTTTGAGTATTCCAGCTCCAG TATGAAGAAAATACTTGAAAGGCATAAATTGCACTCAAAGAACTTGGAGAAGCTGGGCCAACCATCTTTAAAGTTGCAG CTTGCTGAAAACAGCAACTGCACCAAATTGAGTGAAGAAATAGCACAGCGAAGTCGACAGCTTAG ACATATGAGGGGAGAGGAGCTTCAAGGATTAAGTATAGAAGAGCTGCAACACCTGGAAAAGTCCCTTGAGTTTGGACTAAAGCACGTCATGGATAAGAag GTTGAGAAGATTATGAGCGAAATAGACTTGCTCGAGCAAAAG GGTTCTGAGTTGATGGAAGAAAATGAGTGGCTAAGACAACAA GTGCTGGAAGCATCAAAGGGGGGGACACAACAAGCTACTGGTTCGGAGAATGGCATTTCTGAGGACAGCCAGTCATCGGAGTCGATCACTGCTGGTTATAGTAGTTCATCTGGTCCTTCACAAGATAATGATGAAACCTCAGATACCTTTCTCAAATTGGG ATTGTCATTCGGTGGCTGA